In Pelodiscus sinensis isolate JC-2024 chromosome 19, ASM4963464v1, whole genome shotgun sequence, the DNA window GCTTTCTGGGAGATACTCAGGTAGAGGGTTTCTCATCTACTCTCTGCTCCCTGGTGCTGCATCTCTGGCCTTTTCCTGCCAGAGCCGGTGTAACCTCCACCAGGAAGATCTGAACTCGGGACCTCAGTGCAGGCGTCGTTGCAGCCTGAGCTATAACACCAGCCGGCGCTTTCCCtaagctgtagagctcccttgttcttagcgCTCGCTGTACGTGGTCCATGGGGCAGTGTCCTACGCTAGGTGTGTGGCTTACACCGGCAGACGGGGCGGGTGTTTCTGCTTCCCGGGGGCCTCCTTCCGGCCCAGCTGGCCGGCGGGTGCCCATCTCCTGCAATCGCCCCCGGGAGCAATTCATGTCCCACCCGCAGGCCCGGGCGCTGTGTCCCggcaggctggctgggcaggcgatggcggAGGCGCACGGGCCGTGGCTGCTTTTGGGCCAGGGGCAGGCGGGCCGGGGGCTCTGGGTGGCCGAAGGAGGCTGCTTGGCGTGGGAGGGGGTCGGGAGACCGGcggctctcccagcccccccccccccagcggaaggACCAAGCCTTTGTGTGTCTCGGGCGCCATGAAATGGCCGGTTGCCATGGCAACGAGAAGTAGGCCAGGAGGGGAGATGCTGGCAGGCCCGGCTGCATGGAGATTGCGGGGGGGATTGTTGGATTCTGCCGAGCCGCCCGCTGGGTCATCTGCTCTGAGCTGGCCCCCATGCTGGGAGTCAGTAGCCCgtgaggtggggaggggcggggagactTGTCCTAGACCTTCAGATTAATCCCCCTGCTACCCAggctggttgtgtgtgtgtgttcgcgACCCCTCCGATCTACGCCTGGGCTGTACAACCCTACCgcagctttatttttaaaattcccacTGCAGTATTCTCTCTAAATACTCCGGTAATGCAAGAGTATTGTTTGAAAGCTGCATTCACATTCAACTCCGAATGCCAACGCGCCACCCTAGGAGTAAAAGCACCGACACCCGCTTTTAAAAGCGGCAGCAGGGTCGTTTTTAATGATGCGCCGGCAACATTTTTCTAAAAGCACGACACAATCCCGAATTAAAAATGCTCCAGCACCGCAAGGAAAAATGCGGTGGCTTTTATTAGGAAAATCAACGCCGCGttgctgggttttgttttgttttaatccaGGAGTATCACGTGAAAAGGGAAACCAGTATggcttttttcttaaaaaatactTAATTATAGGAAACGCACTTCCAGATTGTTTGAGGAAAATATTCGCAGTGCTTAAAAAATACCACAGTATTATTCAAATAGCACAGCCCTTTAAAAGCACGACAGCATTATAAGGGGCAATGTTCTGGTGGAGGTGAATATTTGAGAGCGTttgcgtgtctgtctgtgagtctgtttaatCAAGACGTTCTCCTAAACAGGAAGAGCTGCGACCATCAAATTTGGtcggcagcttcctctgatcataacttaaagcgagGGCCACatttggatgtggggggaggggtgtggggaggacctttggtctgacccagcctggccgttcttatgttcttatgctggtcatggagccatggctgggctctcctgcaggtAGCCCCTTCCGCCACGGTGCCAGGCAGGTTGCCAGCCTTCCCAGACAGTCCCGAGGCTCCTCCGGGAATTGGAGAATTATCTTTCATTAAAGATGGGCGTGGAGTGAGCAAAGCTCCAGGAACGGACGCTCCTGAATGTAGATGCTGAAGCTCGCAGATTACCCAGCCAGCTGGCACCCCGGCACCCCGTTCACTGACACCACCAGCTCGGTAGCCCTGCGTGTAGTGTCGGCGAGAGGTGCCAGCTTGGTGgttcggggtggggggggtctgtggtgccccccccccaggactgagctggggggaCTGTCTGGAGGGGGTCTCTGGCTGACAGAGAGGGctcctctgtctccccccccagccagcgtcTGGCACTTTGCTGCGTGTCTTTCTGAAGCCCCCTcggcctgggacagagccagcGGCCCTTAGCTGGGACAGGCAGCTCATGGGGTAGATCCCTGGGGCAGGCAGATTCGCTGCTGGCCTCGCACGGAGCAGCATCGGGCTGCCCGTGTGTCCGAGAGGGTGACCCCTGGTGCGAGGCACGCCTCCCGCGTGCAAGTCACGCCCACGCCCTGTGTCGCGGGTCCCCTTGCACGTCCCGTCCAGTGGGGAGGTGAGTCTGTCTCACCCCCCAGCGAGCCTTGTTTCGCGCCAGCTGTCTCCGGTCCTGTCGTCGGGCGGGACCCGCTCCACCCAGCTCACAAGTTCTCACCGGCGAACCATCTCTGTTCTTGTAGCTGGGCGGGAAGCTGTCTGGCCCGGCAGGGGATGGGAGCCTGGATGTCCCGACGCATCCCGAGGAAGGAGGGAACCACAACAAGGTAACAAGAGTCCCTGTCCCTCGCTGGAAGAAACGCAGACGCGCGCTGGAGATGAACCAGTGTCGTTCTTCCCCAGCGCTGCCTGGTTAGGGCGTTGGGCACAGAGCTCTGGTGTCAGTcgccagctctgctactgacctgccaggtgaccttgggcaagtcactttgctcactcagtgcctcagtttctcctcctgaGTCTATTGTTGCTGGCACTTGAGACAAGCAATGTGACATGAaggaacccccccaccccccggcagtTCTCCACACCTCAAGAGCCTGCAGGGTTCCCAGCGGTGACCAGGGGTGGCTGGCAGCCACAGAGTGAAACTGACCAAGCTCTTGTCTGTTTCACTCTGCCTACCAGCgaatagatcagtggtccccaaacttctCACCTCACACCCCCCCCTTAGtccatgctccccctccctggagctggggcaggaggggtgcacAGAGGGGGGTGCACAGAGGGGTAAGGAGGACAAGGTTGGGGCCACAGCTGAGGGCTCCCCACCCCCGGTACTCCCCAAACATTCTCTGCGCCCCTGTGGGAGGCACATCCCAGAGTCTGGGGCTCTCAGCCCGAGAGGGGAGGGTGCAGTAAGATTTGTGcatgggggggcagccagggcggAGTAACTGGGGTGCTTGTATCCGGCAGGTGGAAGTGGTTTTCTGGCTCCTGTCTATGCTGGCGACGCGGGACAAGGACGACATGTCCCGCACCCTGCTGGCCATGTCCAGCTCGCAGGAGAGCTGCCTGGCCATGCGCAAGTCCGGCTGCCTCCCGCTCCTCATCCAGATCCTGCATGACTCGGACCGGGAGCCAGGCGCCCCCGGGAGCCCCGGCAGCGGCAAGGACGCCCGCATGCGGGCCAACGCCGCGCTGCACAACATCATCTTCTCGCAGCCGGACGAGGGGCAGGCCAAGAAGGAGATGCGGGTGCTGCACGTGCTGGAGCAGATCCGCTCCTACTCCGAGACCTGCTGGGACTGGCTGCACATGCAGGGCAAAGCCGGGGGCAAGGGCCCCGAGGGCAGCGCCGGTAGGGAAGGGTGGCGCTgcgtccagcagggggcgccagggtctgctgctgAGCGTGTGGGGGTGTCGGCGTGCCACTGAGTATGTGTGTTTGCACCAGGCATGTGGGGGTGTCGGTGTGCCACTGAGTGTGTATTTGCACAAGGCATATGTGGGTGTTGGCATGCCACTGAGCATGTGTGTTTGCACGAGGTGTATGGGGGTGTCGGCGTGCCACTGAGTATGTGTGTTTGCACGAGGCGTGTGGGGGTGTCGGTGtgctgctgagtgtgtgtgtttgcacaagGCGTGTGGGGGTGTCGGTGtgctgctgagtgtgtgtgtttgcacaagGCGTGTGGAGGTGTCGGTGTGCCGCTGAACATGTGTGTTTGcacggggtgtgtgggggggtcggtgtgctgctgagtgtgtgtgtttgcacgAGGCGtgtgggggtgtcggggtgctgctgagtgtgtgtgtttgcacgAGGCGTGTGGGGGTGTCGGTGCGCcgctgagtgtgtgtgtttgcacgAGGCGTGTGGGGGTGTCGGTGCGCcgctgagtgtgtgtgtttgcacgAGGCGTGTGGGGGTCAGTGTGCCGCTGAACATGTGTTGTTTGcacggggtgtgggggggggtcagtgtgctgctgggtgtgtgtgtttgcacgAGGCGTGTGGGGGTCAGTGTGCCGCTGAACATGTGTTGTTTGcacggggtgtggggggggtcagtgtgctgctgggtgtgtgtgtttgcacaagGCGGGTGTCAGCAtggtgtggggggcagtgcccaTGTGTGACTGTGCAGGCAGGCGTGTGTGGTGCACACGGGCGGTGGAGGGCTGCGGggcgcacacacagggcctgCTGGGGctcggggctgcccccccccggttCTGATCCCCGCACTGACTGGCCAGCAGAATCCCTTGGTCCAGTCAGTGAAACAAAAGCCCCTCCCTGACGGGCAGGCAGCCCGTCCCCTCTCCCTCGGGCGCTCACCTCTGCTCCCTTTGCAGCGCCCGTGCCCATCGAGCCGCAGATCTGCCAGGCCACCTGCGCCATCATGAAGCTCTCCTTCGACGAGGAGTACCGGCGGGCCATGAACGAGCTGGGTGAGCCccgcggggggtgggggaagggggggatggagggagggggagcagcatggggctgaGCTCTGCTCCCCCATCCTGGGGCGGGCGGTGAGAGCAGAGGACACGGCTCAGTGGGGCAGAGCCATTCCCTGCTGCACGGCACGGCCTGACCCCCtctgcctgcaggcaggggctgccccagagggacgtgggggggggctgagaataCAGCCCCCCGGCTCCTTGTCAGTGGGACTCCTGGCCTCTAGCACCTCGCTGACAATCCGGGGGTGTcctggcacagagaggaggggggagttgTCCCCCGCAGTGCGTGGCCTGGCCCACGTGACCCCCCCCGTCCCGGCTCGCCCTCCAGGTGGTCTCCAGGCGGTGGCGGAGCTGCTGCAGGTGGATTACGAGATGCACAAAATGAGCAGCGATCCGCTCAACCTGGCGCTGAGGCGCTACGCCGGCATGGCCCTGACCAACCTCACCTTCGGGGACGTGGTGAAcaaggtggggggctggagacGCCGGGTGGGgacttgggaagggggctgggaagggggaggtcaGGGATGCTGCGGGAAGGGCGTGGGGACCggatggatgggggtggggaggggatctGCAGGCTCGGGGAAGGAGCGGAGAGGGGGGAtcaggagaagggggtggggagtgaggacACAGGACAGGGACTGGGAAGCAGAGAcccgggggaaggaggagctgggggcTTTGGGGGGATGCAGAGCAGGGATCCTggcggggaggggactggagagtAGCGGGAGAAGTCGGGAAAGGGGTctggggagcctgcagggagctggtGACCCAGCTGTGGTCCCTTCCGAGGCGGGCAGCTCCCTGCGGGCTGCATGGGGCCCGAATGTGACCCCCCGTCTCCTCCCCTCGGCAGGCGACGCTCTCCTCCCGCCGGGGCTGCATGCAAGCCATCGTGGCCCAGCTGGCCTCGGAGAGTGAGGAGCTGCACCAGGTAGGCCGGCACGGGGCCCCCAGGGAATTGCGCCCACACGCCCGGGGCCCAGCTGGCCGGCTCCTGCccggggtggctgctgcaggagcGCTCCCAcaccaggaggtgctggcgaGGCGACCTTGTGTGCTGCATGCGGGGCTCCGAGGGGCaaagcccggcccggcccctgacTTGGTGCCTTTCGCCAGGGCCGTGGGAGGGTGATGGGGGGGCGAAAGAGGGGGCAAggtgctgccctctgctgggcagTGCGGACAGCGCGGCTGGGGTGGGCGGGCTGAGCGCGGTGTGTGAacatgcccccctcctgccccaggtggtCTCCAGCATCCTGCGGAACCTCTCCTGGCGGGCCGACATCACCAGCAAGAAGACCCTGCGCGAGGTGGGCAGCGTGAGCGGCCTGATGCAGTGCGCCCTGCGCGCCACCAAGGTACGAgaggccagccctgggctctggcgGCACGCGCAAACCCTCCATTCGCACAcgcaaagggggcggggcgcgtGCAAACCCGCCATTCGCACAcgcaaagggggcggggcgcgtGCAAACCCTCCATTCGCACACacaaagggggcggggcgcgtGCAAACCCTCCATTCGCACAcgcaaagggggcggggcgcgtGCAAACCCTCCATTCGCACatgcaaagggggcggggcgcgtGCAAACCCTCCATTCGCACACacaaagggggcggggcgcgtGCAAACCCTCCATTCGCACatgcaaagggggcggggcgcgtGCAAACCCGCCATTCGCACATGCAAAGGGCGCGGGGCGTGTGCAAACCCGCCATTCGCACatgcaaagggggcggggcgtgTGCAAACCCTCCATTCGCACatgcaaagggggcggggcacgtGCAAACCCTCCATTCGCACatgcaaagggggcggggcgcaTGCAAACCCGCCATTCGCACatgcaaagggggcggggcgcgtGCAAACCCTCCATTCGCACatgcaaagggggcggggcgcgtGCAAACCCTCCATTCGCACATGCAAAGGGCGCGGGGCGCGTGCAAACCCGCCATTCGCACatgcaaagggggcggggcgcgtGCAAACCCTCCATTCGCACATGCAAAGGGCGCGGGGCGTGGGCGCTCACAGGGAGCTGCGGGGGCGAGCGCTGCCTTTGCTTGCCCAGAACAGGCAACAGCTTGCACGCCCACGGAGTGCGTGTCAATGGGGGGGGTGGCACTCAGGTGTACAGTGGGCAGGGTGTGCAAAAGCAGTGTCTGCACAAAGGCTTCTGTGCTTGCAGTGAGTGTGCATACAATAGTGTTTGCATGCCTGGTGAGCAAAGGCTTCCGTGCTTGCGGTGAGTGTGCAAAGGCAGTGTTTGCATGCCTGGTGAGCGAAGGTTTCCGTGCTTGCGGTGAGTGTGCAAAGGCAGTGTTTGCACGCCTGGTGAGCGAAGGTTTCCGTGCTTGCGGTGAGTGTGCAAAGGCAGTGTTTGCACGCCTGGTGAGCGAAGGTTTCCGTGCTTGCGGTGAGTGTGCAAAGGCAGTGTTTGCACGCCTGGTGAGCGAAGGTTTCCGTGCTTGCGGTGAGTGTGCAAAGGCAGTGTTTGCACGCCTGGTGAGCGAAGGTTTCCGTGCTTGCGGTGAGTGTGCAAAGGCAGTGTTTGCACGCCTGGTGAGCGAAGGTTTCCGTGCGTGCGGTGAGTGTGCAAAGGCAGTGTTTGCACGCCTGGTGAGCGAAGGTTTCCGTGCTTGCGGTGAGTGTGCGTGCAGAGCAGACACACGCACAGATGAGCTGCAGGTGCGGGGTGAACCGGGAACGCTGACGCTGCTCTTGTCCCGACCAGGAATCGACCCTGAAGAGCGTCCTGAGCGCGCTCTGGAACCTGTCGGCTCACAGCACCGAGAACAAAGCCGCCATCTGCTTGGTGCagggtgccctgggcttcctggtgAGCACCCTGACCTACAAGTGCCAGAGCAACTCACTGGCCATCATCGAGAGCGGCGGGGGCATCCTGAGGAACGTGTCCAGCCTGATCGCCACCCGGGAGGATTACAGGTCGGCCtcgccccgggccccaccccgAACGCCAATGCCCGGGGACGGAAGGTGGCTGGGCTCAGGCAGGACTGTGGCTCCCTCCCAGTTGCCTCAGATCCATCCTGGGCCCTGGGTTTAAGGGCAGCAAGAGGGGCTGTCGTGGTCGGAGGTCCCAGGGGAGCGGCTGATCTTATTCATGCCTGTTCTGAGAGCCCGCTCGGTGCGGGGGGCTCCCATCTGGAAGACTCACGTGCCTCAGGGGAACGCTGCCATCCCGGGCGTGCTCGGGGTTGCTGTAACCGCGTGGCGCCCTTCGGCGGGTCTTTGCAAAGCTCATTTCCCTCATTTtaccaatggggaaactgaggcacagggcagggacGTGACTGGgatgggagtcaggactcctgggttctattcccagctctgggaagggagcaggaCCCGGTGGGGAGGCGGGGAGTGGAGAGTCAGGTCGACTGTGAGACTCACCCCCTCAATGAGGGTGGCAGCCAGgccggtggggagggaggggggctccatgcccctggaaggggcgaggcctgGGAAAGAAGGGGACGGggaggggctagcctcccccaggcaggcCTCTGCGCCGGCCAGAGCACATCGTGCCTATCCCAAGCCGCCCTCAGAGCTGCCAGGAGCAGGCCACACAGGGCTccggcggcgatttaaagggctccaggctccagccacagcagccgggagccccaggccctggggcCGTTGCCTCCTTCGCCCCCCCATTGGCGGGGCAGTCCCCCCCCCCGTGGAAGGGGGCTGCTGCGAGGCTGGATGTGAGGTGCTCCGGTGATCCCCCGGCGCGGTTCTAACGGGGGGCTCGCTCCCTCTCCTGCAGGCAGGTCCTCCGGGACCACAACTgcctgcagaccctgctgcaGCACCTCAAGTCCCACAGCCTCACCATCGTCAGCAACGCCTGCGGGACCCTCTGGAACCTCTCGGCCCGGAGCCCCAAGGACCAGGAGCTGCTGTGGGACCTGGGGGCGGTCAGCATGCTGCGCAACCTCATCCACTCCAAGCACAAGATGATCGCCATGGGCAGCGCCGCCGCCCTCCGCAACCTGCTCACCCACCGCCCCCTCAAGTACAAGGACGCCGCCGTGGTCTCCCCGGGCTCCTGCATGCCCTCGCTCTACGTGAGGAAGCAGAAGGCCCTGGAGGCCGAGCTGGACGCCACGCACCTGGCAGAAGCCTTGGACACCATGGAGAAGCAAAGCTTGAAGAGCCAGAGCCTGAAGAAGCCCCTGAGGCACATGGACAGCCTGGCGAAGGACTACGCCTCCGACTCCGGCTGCTTCGATGACGACGAGGTGCCCGCGGCGGCGGGGGCAGAGAGCGGGAGCACCTCCATCCTCTCCATGTTCCTCAACTCCTCCTTCCTCCACGGCCAGGCCTTGCCCCGGGCCGTTGCCCAGCGGCGGTGCCCGGAGCCCGAGCAGGACGAGAGCGGCAAGGCGGCCGAGCCCAAGAAGCCGGCGCCGCCCGAGGACGAGGTGGCGCTGGCGGCCGAGAAGCTGGCCAACAAGATCTCCACCACGGTGGCCAAGATCGACAAGCTGGTGGAGGACATCTCCACCCTCCACACCTCCTCGGACGACAGCTTCAGCCTCAGCTCGGAAGACCACTGCCTCGACTGGCAGTACGGCTCCGACGAGGCCCGCGAGGCCCgggcccagtcctgctccccctgccgccTCTCGGACGCCAGCAGCTTCGTGAAGCGGGAGAACCTGAGCCGGGCCCACACCCTCCTGAGGCTGAAGAAGGCCTACACCAGCTTGTCCAACGACAGCCTGAACAGCGGCAGCACCAGCGACGGCTACTGCACCAAGGAGCACATGAAGCCCTGCTCCCGGGCCGCCTTCCTCGACTACAGGCAGGAGCTGCAGAAATACCAGCAGCGGCCCAGCAGGCTGGATCTCAAGCACATCCTCGTCCACCGGCCCGAGAGGACGGAGCACCCCGGGGCCCAGGCCAAAGAGCCGGGCGAGCTGGAGCCGAGAAACGCGCCGGAAAGAGCCAAGAAAGCAGTGACCTTCCCCAGCCCCGGCGTCCCCGACAAGGAGCCAGGGTGGAAGAAGGAGCCGGGCCGCGAGTCATCTCCTGACCCTCACGTCCACACCATCAAACTCTCTCCGTCTTACCAGCACGTCCCCCTCCTGGAGAACCTGGCCAAGACCAGCCCGGCCCCAGCTCCTGATGTTAGTTACCCCCCGACTCTCCCAAGCAGGAAGCAAGCCTGGCTCCCCCCAGGGCTCCTGCAGACGGCTGAGACCTTGAGCAAGATCCCTGAGAAGCTGGCTGCCCACCCACCGGCCCCGGCGGAGCAAGAGTCGGTCCAGAAGTACGCGGTAGAGGACACCCCCATTTGTTTCTCCCGCTgcagctccctctcctccctctcctccgccgACAACGTGCTGGACGGGCAGAGCCACAGCGAGATCGACGTGGACAGCGACTCCTCCCTGGAGATCctcgaggtgggggagggggctgaggccgGCGGGGAGGCGGAGAGGCGGCGAGAGAAGGGGCAGGCGGCGGATCCGGGCTCCGCCACGCCAGGAGAAATCTCGCAGCCCATCACCATCCCCTTCCAGAAGCGCGACAAGGTCTTCCTGCGGGAAGCCTCCCCCTCGCGGCAGGAAGACCTGACCCCCTCCAGCTCCTCGGAGAACTACATTCAGGAGACCCCGCTGGTGATGAGCCGGTGCAGCTCCGTCAGCTCCCTGGGCAGCTTCGAGAGCCCCTCCATCGCCAGCTCCATCCAGAGCGACCCCTGCAGCGAGATGATCAGCGGCACCATCAGCCCCAGCGAGCTGCCCGACAGTCCCGGTCAGACGATGCCCCCAAGCCGCAGCAAGACGCCCCTCTTCGAGCTGGGGTCCCAGCCGGAGAAGGAGACCAGCCAGTTCAGCCTCCAGTGGGAGAACAATGTCAAGAAGTTCATGGAGATCACGGATTTCAAGGAGCGGTTCCAGCTGCCCCAGGATCTCGACTCCATGATCTACTTCACGGTGGAGAAACCCAACGAGAACTTCTCCTGCGCCTCCAGCCTGAGCGCCCTGCCCCTCCACGAGCACTACGTGCAGAAGGACGTGGAGCTCAAGCTTCTCCCGCCTTTCCCCGAGAGGAACGGCCTGAATTTCGTGGCGCACGAGAAGCAGGAGGACGGGCGGGAGGAGAGAGCCGGGGCGGGCCGGAGGAAACCGGAGCACCCGGAGCTCAACTCGGACGATGATCTCGAGATCCTGAAGGAATGCATCAACTCGGCCATGCCGTCCCGCTTCCGGAAGGTCAAGACCTCCCTCATCTCCGGCCTGTCCAGCCAGGGCTTGACCCCACAGACCAAAAAGGCTCTGCACATGCCGGTCTACATGCTGGTGCCCACCCACGCGCACCGGGGCCTCCCCAATCGCCTGCGGCCGGCCGCCCGGGACTTCTTCAAGGACGACGACTCCTTCACCGACTCGGCAGAAGGCACCCCCGTCAACTTCTCCAGCGCCGCCTCCCTGAGCGACGAGACCCTCCAGTACTCCCTGAAGGAGGAGGCGGACCCCACGCGCGGCCCCGGGAAGAGGCCGGGGAGGAAGGACGTGGTGGTGGTGCCGGTGGGGCGCGGCTTGGAAGCCTGCCGGGAGCAAGGGAGCGCGAGTCCCGCGCCAGGCAAGAGAGCAGCATCCAGCTCCTCGACACCCACCAAGATGAGCGTGGCCTACCAGCGGCAGGGCGAGTCGAGACGCAGCAGCCCTGTCCAGCCAGGCCTGGGCCAAGCGGCTGAGGTGAAGGGAGGGCTACCGCCCCCGAAGAACGGACCCAACCTAGAGCTGGActtgggcagggcgggggccccccCGGAGGGCGGCCGCCCCCACAAGAGCGCTCCCTGCGAGGACGGTGCCGTGGCCTTCCAGTCCCTGTGCCACACCACCCCGACCGAGGAGGCCGTCTACTGCTTCTACGAGAACGACTCCGACGACCTGCTGGAGGTGCGGAGAGGCTCGCCGAAGAAGAAGGCCGGCGCTGCCCGGGCGCCGAGGAAGGAATGCTGGAGCGGCACCGCCCCGAAGAAGGAGCCCGAGCAGAActccaggcagctgctgcaggccaaAGCCAAGATGGCCGCCAAGCTCCATCACAACCTCATCGAGGACGAGACGCCGCCCTGCtactccctcagctcctccctcAGCTCCCTGAGCGACATCGACTTCTGTGACGACATGGTGCGGGCCGCCCCAGGCCAGGCCCACAGGCAGCGGATGCTCAGCCGCAGGCAAGAGAGCGCGGCCGCCCGGGCCCTGGCCCAAGAGCGGGACAGCTCCGCCAGCTCCCTCAGCGTCAACTCGGACGAGGACCTGCTGCAGCAATGCCTTGGCTCCGGCGGGCTCAGGAGGCGGCGGCA includes these proteins:
- the APC2 gene encoding adenomatous polyposis coli protein 2 isoform X2, with the translated sequence MSGSVASYDQLVRQVEALRKENTHLRRELEDNSHHLSKLENETSDMKEVLKHLQGKLEQEARVMVSSGQTEVLDQLKALQMDITSLYNLKFQPPALVPELACPEGSPVHAAAPAKKDSMGELSRATIRLLEELDRERCFLLSEIEKEEKEKFWYYTQLQGLSKRLDELPHVETFSMQMDLIRQQLEFEAQHIRALMEERFGTTDEMVQRAQIRASRLEQIDKELMEAHDQVQMSEPQLGGKLSGPAGDGSLDVPTHPEEGGNHNKVEVVFWLLSMLATRDKDDMSRTLLAMSSSQESCLAMRKSGCLPLLIQILHDSDREPGAPGSPGSGKDARMRANAALHNIIFSQPDEGQAKKEMRVLHVLEQIRSYSETCWDWLHMQGKAGGKGPEGSAAPVPIEPQICQATCAIMKLSFDEEYRRAMNELGGLQAVAELLQVDYEMHKMSSDPLNLALRRYAGMALTNLTFGDVVNKATLSSRRGCMQAIVAQLASESEELHQVVSSILRNLSWRADITSKKTLREVGSVSGLMQCALRATKESTLKSVLSALWNLSAHSTENKAAICLVQGALGFLVSTLTYKCQSNSLAIIESGGGILRNVSSLIATREDYRQVLRDHNCLQTLLQHLKSHSLTIVSNACGTLWNLSARSPKDQELLWDLGAVSMLRNLIHSKHKMIAMGSAAALRNLLTHRPLKYKDAAVVSPGSCMPSLYVRKQKALEAELDATHLAEALDTMEKQSLKSQSLKKPLRHMDSLAKDYASDSGCFDDDEVPAAAGAESGSTSILSMFLNSSFLHGQALPRAVAQRRCPEPEQDESGKAAEPKKPAPPEDEVALAAEKLANKISTTVAKIDKLVEDISTLHTSSDDSFSLSSEDHCLDWQYGSDEAREARAQSCSPCRLSDASSFVKRENLSRAHTLLRLKKAYTSLSNDSLNSGSTSDGYCTKEHMKPCSRAAFLDYRQELQKYQQRPSRLDLKHILVHRPERTEHPGAQAKEPGELEPRNAPERAKKAVTFPSPGVPDKEPGWKKEPGRESSPDPHVHTIKLSPSYQHVPLLENLAKTSPAPAPDVSYPPTLPSRKQAWLPPGLLQTAETLSKIPEKLAAHPPAPAEQESVQKYAVEDTPICFSRCSSLSSLSSADNVLDGQSHSEIDVDSDSSLEILEVGEGAEAGGEAERRREKGQAADPGSATPGEISQPITIPFQKRDKVFLREASPSRQEDLTPSSSSENYIQETPLVMSRCSSVSSLGSFESPSIASSIQSDPCSEMISGTISPSELPDSPGQTMPPSRSKTPLFELGSQPEKETSQFSLQWENNVKKFMEITDFKERFQLPQDLDSMIYFTVEKPNENFSCASSLSALPLHEHYVQKDVELKLLPPFPERNGLNFVAHEKQEDGREERAGAGRRKPEHPELNSDDDLEILKECINSAMPSRFRKVKTSLISGLSSQGLTPQTKKALHMPVYMLVPTHAHRGLPNRLRPAARDFFKDDDSFTDSAEGTPVNFSSAASLSDETLQYSLKEEADPTRGPGKRPGRKDVVVVPVGRGLEACREQGSASPAPGKRAASSSSTPTKMSVAYQRQGESRRSSPVQPGLGQAAEVKGGLPPPKNGPNLELDLGRAGAPPEGGRPHKSAPCEDGAVAFQSLCHTTPTEEAVYCFYENDSDDLLEVRRGSPKKKAGAARAPRKECWSGTAPKKEPEQNSRQLLQAKAKMAAKLHHNLIEDETPPCYSLSSSLSSLSDIDFCDDMVRAAPGQAHRQRMLSRRQESAAARALAQERDSSASSLSVNSDEDLLQQCLGSGGLRRRRHSARRRNAEHKQKLKGAHPTSAGGKGRKLEPRQPPAEEMVSDKGSDLDSVEWKAIQEGANSIVTWLHQAAASLSREPSSESDSILSFVSGLSLGPTLQLSLDRKETQRARGGVGLGAEKRAKAFQGSKKVTETRAAGGRNARAQRTGSQQKPTPNLPVVFRGRTVIYVPSTVKDSPSPRSAPKTTSATQPEASLRNLPLSQQRSRSLLRLGQTSEMADLPLPKRSATPPARITKPPSSGSSRTSTPSQPSQKKLPSPSQLNKQLPPPGGKVGRGSPPAPTPKAPPPKSPASKQHKTQKSPVRIPFMQKPNRQMLPARSMPVLEERVGSAMLKGSRRGGPPAARLNLVRMSSARSSGSESDRSGFLRQLTFIKESSSLVMRHRSELSSCGSLSSQAPSAGPQRSRPGLPAVFLCSSRCEELKAAKPVATRPRPVISRTPPATKASPSERPPRRTSSESPSRLPVKANAPSPEPFKRYSSSPNISLLKRTSSPSSVLSSCSESSARRKKSEEASTLTPSPARGSPGQQDKQQMMMMKGTWRRIRDEDIPHILKSTLPSSALPLVSTLEEESPTAQISIQRKTSDAVVQTEDYPTTKTNSSTSPTLETREMPKNEAEGLGSTKGTVPISFSHEGPAGSVGSFPASRHNSPSRSARVTPFNYVPSPMAVPAINRAALEKMPA